AAGTAAAACACAGGCTAAAAATGTCAACGTTTGCATTACTGTGAAGTAAAGCTCGGTCCACTATGAGTGGGGAAACACATGCAGCTAATTTTGATGCTAGCTGGCATGTAGCTGGAAGCAGCCACTGTGCTTTCGGGCAGTCTTCGTGGTTATCTTGGTTCATATACAGACAGTCCTCCTCCCTTCTGCCAGGCTATATGTTAGCTGAGCCACCGGCAGGCATAACAGCCCACACAGCTGTCTTTAACCCCGAAACCCTGATTACTGCCGTCTAAACGCGCCGTGCAGTCGCTCAGTCTTACCTCTTTGACTGCGAAGGCGGCTCCAAGTCCACAGACAGAGCTCAGGCGCGCTTTCTAAGCGTAGTTTATAATGAACTTGAGCTAGCCAGCCTTGTCCATTGTCTGGAGGAGATGCTGAGTATCTGCTCGCCAGTGTTTCAAGCATTAGCCTTTCCCTTTCTGTCTCTCACTGTAAAAATACTACTTCGGCCCCCTTACCGTAAACCGCCGCATAAAGGCGCAGTTATATTTTCAGCAAATAATCGCCATCGATGGTTGGCAAATAGGAAAGAAGACTAGGGTCACACATGAATACAATAAGTATTTCGAAAGTCAAAAAACGAGAAAATACAgggttaaaattttaaataccATCACGACGAATAGGATGTAATCAGAAacgccggggggggggggggggggggggggggaataaaaAGAACTTTACTTACCTCTAGTGGACGTGAAAACTCACTACAGGAAAACCCAACAACTGCTTTGCGCATTCGTGAACACTTTACGGTTACAACGCAGCGTGACGGACATTAAAACAAACGTGAGGAGCACCAATCGGCTCCCAGGAGAGGCGGGACCCGTATGGATAACGGACCTAAAAAAATCTCCCAGTCTATTTTTATTAACGGACACGTTTGCTGATAATTACATGACTGGCTATAAGAAACGATATGAGAATGTGAATGCGTAGGACACATTGGAAGGAAGATGCTGTCTGCCGAGCTGGAAACACACTAAAGTAAGTCACAGCCAGCGATTAGCACAATGCTATTAGGCTGTAACAGCTAGCTCTAATTGCAGTGTTTTTAATCTGACAATGAATACAATTATggcattaaattattatttcaaagCGGCCATCAGCGAAATGTTGTTTGATGCTGCAACGGAGAGCATAGCTGACACCAAATAATCCAGTTAGTTCTGATTCCTGCCTTGCTGTCAGTTTTTAAATCCACGTTTTATGCTACAAAAGCATGCATTTATcattatttaacatattttctgaTTATAACACGTGCACAtgtggtctgtctgtgtgcagctTCTGTCTGTCTCCTCCTCTGGTCTCCACTGAGTGAGATGTCTCTGGCTCAGAGGGTTTTGTTGACCTGGGTCTTCACCCTGGTTTTCCTCATTATGCTGGTGCTCAAATTGGATGGAAAGGTAACAGTTTTCATAGCTTCATCAGCAATCTCCACCCAGTCTCCATCCAGTGACACATTCCTCCCAACAACCTCAACTATTAGCATCTTCTCCCTTTCCTCTCTACAGGTGCAGTGGAACTGGTTCCTCATCTTTCTCCCTGTCTGGGTTTTTGATGGCATCCTCATCCTCATGCTCGCCATCAAGATGGCAGGCCGCTGCAAGCCGGGATACGACCCGCGCAACGGCTCTCCAGACCTGCGCCTGCGTAGCTGGTACCTGACAGCCATGCTGCTGAAGCTCGGCTTCTGCCTGACGCTGTGCGCCAAGCTGGAAAGGCTGGCCGACGTGAAGCTGACGTTTGTGTGCATACCACTGTGGACCATGTTAATGGGGGCGCTGGTGGAACTGGGGTTGAATATCTTTCCTGAAAGGAGAGAGGCTTAGTAGCCGCCTAAGATCTCAGCGTGATTTGCATCACCCTCGACAAACCTGTGTAAAAACACGAAGGCAGACATTGGGAGGAGATTTGTGTTTATCTGGTCTCGGCTTTGTGAAATAGGAGCTTAGCCTGATTATGTTTCCAGAGAAGAATCAAATCTCCACATCAGCTATCAGTATTACTGTTAAGAACAAGAGACTTTGTGTAGGCAGATCACACAGTTGGAAGTGCACAGATTTCGTCATAACTTACTCGGAAAATGTGGCCTGACCTTCATCACACTCACAACTGCAGAGAAACACAATCTGGCTAAACTAATGAAGCACAAACTGGATTTTGCATGATGTTATAAAAGATGAAATAACTCCCATGCCCAGGCTGGAGAATGGACGTGAATCTGAAAAAGCACCTCAATGAGATCAGAGAGCAAACAAAGCCTGGTTCTTGATAAAAATCtgcctttttaaagaaaacctggAAGGGGTGAACCACGCTTTCGTTTCGGTGACTTTCCCAGGA
The Astatotilapia calliptera chromosome 17, fAstCal1.2, whole genome shotgun sequence genome window above contains:
- the LOC113009759 gene encoding transmembrane protein 60-like isoform X2 — translated: MESIFSLSSLQVQWNWFLIFLPVWVFDGILILMLAIKMAGRCKPGYDPRNGSPDLRLRSWYLTAMLLKLGFCLTLCAKLERLADVKLTFVCIPLWTMLMGALVELGLNIFPERREA
- the LOC113009759 gene encoding transmembrane protein 60-like isoform X1, with protein sequence MSLAQRVLLTWVFTLVFLIMLVLKLDGKVQWNWFLIFLPVWVFDGILILMLAIKMAGRCKPGYDPRNGSPDLRLRSWYLTAMLLKLGFCLTLCAKLERLADVKLTFVCIPLWTMLMGALVELGLNIFPERREA
- the LOC113009759 gene encoding transmembrane protein 60-like isoform X3 — its product is MRRTHWKEDAVCRAGNTLKFCLCAASVCLLLWSPLSEMSLAQRVLLTWVFTLVFLIMLVLKLDGKVQWNWFLIFLPVWVFDGILILMLAIKMAGRCKPGYDPRNGSPDLRLRSWYLTAMLLKLGFCLTLCAKLERLADVKLTFVCIPLWTMLMGALVELGLNIFPERREA